From the genome of Vicia villosa cultivar HV-30 ecotype Madison, WI linkage group LG2, Vvil1.0, whole genome shotgun sequence, one region includes:
- the LOC131649746 gene encoding glutathione S-transferase T3-like, which produces MRLRPSLPIGDSSQNLQPFMFQSPSFSTSNNSQYPRLFMFQPPPPNITSQYTHSMGTNDVVESPNVESESPIGSTTDSQVPVFSIQDGLENITFAKEGERSTQKKQRVRFLEEEDKLLIQTWLNISKDSVVGVDQKADSFWSRIKEGYNNYRGPLTVRECYKLAVANKKSGQSETDVMDEARKIFVQVRHQRFTMEHAWRLLKDEPKWKGQEMNNSSKRSKISSDGTYSSTSNSENPIDCSEYNSVTQTDRPTGQKAAKRKGKGKASTSIAPIVDLTGLENVVEKKLSIYRAVSNNLETLFEFLN; this is translated from the exons ATGCGTCTGCGACCATCGCTCCCTATTGGTGACAGTTCTCAAAATCTCCAACCTTTTATGTTTCAATCACCGTCATTCTCTACTAGCAACAATTCTCAATATCCCCGTCTGTTTATGTTTCAACCACCACCACCCAACATCACTAGCCAATATACGCATTCAATGGGTACCAACGACGTTGTAGAGTCTCCTAATGTTGAATCAGAATCACCAATTGGTTCCACTACAGATTCTCAGGTGCCAGTGTTCTCCATTCAAGATGGTCTAGAAAATATTACTTTTGCAAAAGAAGGAGAGCGTTCAACCCAAAAGAAACAGCGTGTCAGGTTcttagaagaagaagataaattgCTTATCCAGACATGGCTTAACATTTCAAAAGATTCAGTTGTGGGAGTTGACCAAAAAGCTGATAGTTTTTGGAGTAGAATCAAAGAAGGCTATAACAACTATCGTGGACCACTTACAGTGAGAGAGTG CTACAAACTAGCTGTTGCTAATAAGAAAAGTGGACAATCGGAGACCGACGTCATGGATGAGGCACGTAAAATTTTTGTACAAGTACGTCATCAACGTTTCACAATGGAGCATgcatggaggttgttgaaggatgaacctaaatggAAGGGACAAGAAATGAACAACTCTTCAAAGAGATCAAAGATATCCTCTGACGGGACATACTCATCGACATCTAATTCAGAAAATCCCATAGATTGTTCAGAATACAATAGTGTAACTCAGACCGACCGCCCAACAGGACAAAAGGCGGCAAAAAGGAAGGGTAAGGGAAAAGCATCTACGTCTATAGCACCCATAGTGGATTTGACTGGCTTGGAAAATGTCGTAGAAAAGAAATTATCTATCtacagggccgtctcaaacaatttggAAACCCTGTtcgaatttttaaattaa
- the LOC131646582 gene encoding uncharacterized protein LOC131646582, producing MDPNVEWDKIWNEVVDDCLNNNTEEEVIRLVREAQQQANISSKHRKRRTVIDRSREEGHNRLFNDYFSKNPVYTEAQFRRRFRMRRHVFLRLVEALGNHDEYFQRRIDAVGRRGLSPLQKCTAAIRILAYGSPADIVDDYVHIGESTTLECLDKFVMGVCTIFGAQYMRRPNNEDIARLLQINATRGFPGQFSRGDHGKPTIMLEVVASQDLWIWHAYFGTAGSNNDINVLNTPDVFNDVLNGKAPAVQYTVNQTTYHMGYYLADGIYPEWATFVKTIPMPQGEKRKLFS from the exons ATGGATCCAAATGTTGAATGGGATAAAATCTGGAATGAAGTCGTAGATGATTGCCTTAACAACAACACTGAGGAAGAGGTGATAAGGTTAGTACGAGAGGCACAACAACAAGCCAACATTTCAAGTAAGCATAGAAAAAGAAGAACAGTGATAGATCGAAGTCGTGAAGAAGGCCATAATCGATTGTTCAATGACTACTTCTCTAAAAATCCTGTATACACGGAGGCTCAGTTCAGACGAAGGTTCCGTATGAGAAGACATGTGTTTCTTCGCCTTGTTGAAGCTCTTGGAAATCATGACGAGTACTTTCAAAGAAGGATTGATGCAGTGGGTAGAAGGGGACTTTCACCATTGCAGAAGTGCACCGCTGCTATTCGTATTCTAGCATATGGATCACCAGCTGACATTGTGGATGACTATGTTCACATTGGTGAAAGCACAACATTGGAGTGCTTAGACAAGTTTGTTATGGGCGTGTGCACAATATTTGGTGCTCAATACATGAGAAGACCAAATAATGAAGACATTGCACGCCTACTACAAATTAATGCGACACGTGGTTTTCCAG GTCAATTTTCTAGAGGTGATCATGGTAAACCCACAATCATGCTTGAAGTTGTGGCATCTCAAGACTTGTGGATTTGGCATGCATATTTTGGCACCGCGGGTTCTAACAACGACATTAATGTGTTAAACACGCCTGATGTTTTTAATGATGTTTTGAACGGAAAAGCTCCTGCAGTGCAATACACGGTGAATCAGACAACATACCATATGGGGTACTACCTAGCAGATGGCATTTATCCTGAGTGGGCAACATTTGTCAAGACCATCCCTATGCCGCaaggagaaaagagaaaattgtTTTCCTAA